The following DNA comes from Anastrepha obliqua isolate idAnaObli1 chromosome 1, idAnaObli1_1.0, whole genome shotgun sequence.
tattttcatatttgagccgtaagccctggcagctagtgctcctttttttttattgtaaaataataatttattgttattttccatatattaaattaattaattaaaaatatttaaaaacatttttgtttttaagatttaataacgtttttattaattaactacaactaatttggtttttgaagtgACAACACTGACTTCAATAtgtttattaacattttaaacAGCCTAAAAAGCTTCTTACCGTTCAAATGTGCCTCACCGCCTGCTTCCCGGCTACTTATTTCCTATTATCATCTTTTTATTCTGATTTTCCGGGTCGCCTAATTTATTTTGGATAGTGGATAAATTATATTCAGCCTCGGCATTCTTTAGGCGGTAAGGGCCTTAGTTTTAGGGTACGATTTCCAAATTCGAATTAAATATTCTATTGTTTGTGTGCATACGTTTGGCAACTTTTATTGAGGATCTTAATACaacatcttttattttatatttttattaacaaaaatatcgTACTATGTGAAACAGTCGCTATCGCACAAATGCCGGAGGCAGTGTGGCGAAGGTCAAGTAACCCGTATGTCCTGGTAGCGTAGGAGGCGCAGAGGATGTAAGcagttttttggtttccttAGGTGTTTTCACAGGTCCAGTCTTTTCATTAGTTGTATCAGTGTCAGGTTCATCCGCTATCTGTGACGAAGGTTTCTACAAAAAACATAAtggatttatataatatatatatatatatatataaatcattCAACTACCTTATGTTTTAGGAACTCTAAGTCGAGGACTGGAATCGTTCTGGTTTTAACGATATGCTCCTGTTGCAGTATTTCTATTGACCGAATCTCTGTAAAGCCATGTTCCTGTAAAGCAATGCAGCAACGTTGTGACTGTTCAATACAAGGTGAAAAGGAACAAAAACGACCACCTAGAGAAATATTCATGAAAGTttactttttacaatttttctgccATTACACATGTGGACAATAGCTTACCCTCGgctttcaaagtttttacaGCAAATGGCACAGCCAATTGTGGGGCGGGCAAGTCTAAAAATACTGCATCTGCTTTGCCTTCCAAATCATTGTCGAAACCCAGTTGACAAACATCACGATGATAAACGCTAACGAAATTACCTAAACCATGCCGCTCGAATTCTTCACGGGCTTGCTCCACTCTCGCCTCATGGAAATCAAATGTGTGTAAATGTCCACTAGGTTTAATGGCACGTAGGAAATAATGAGACAGGGAACCTGAACCGGTGCCTGATTCGACTATGACCGAGCCGGGGCGTACTTCCAGTTGAAAGAGTATCATACTAATATCTGGTGTGTAAATGATTTGGGTGCGATGTGGCAAAGTTTGTGTCCATAGTTCTGGATTTGGCTGCAGCACATAGGCCCAACCTTTGGAAAGTTCCACTCGACTGCCATAAGCGACCCCGATTAAATTGCGCACCTTCAATGCACCGTAAGAAGTTTGGAATATCTGCACAGGAAAGTTAACTAATAAATTGCAACATAACAATATTTCTATACTCGTTTACGTGTTCAATGGTTTCGCCTTTCTTGTTGACTATTGTGGGTGTCGCCTCGATTGCGTGCATTGAATTAACGGTGAGATAAAGTATTACCGTGTCGCCCTCTTCAATTTTATCTTTTGGCTTAAGAAAACTCATTTTtggtagttttttatttaacaataaataactcGGTTGATTTGCTATAAGAAAACACGCCgtattaaatttgtaaacaaacatATTGACATTTCATCGGCACTTTTTAACTGTTCCCAGCTAATTCACGTGTTGCCAAAGTAATGGGTGATTCAGGTGActgtaaattaatattttatcattttacttgatatgaaatttttttaaattgttatgtATTTGTTGAAGAAATACTTGTATAAATAGCTCCAAATTATATATGcagatatatgtataatacaatatattttatatgtagatacatatatatatatttatttaatatatatatattttagactTGGAATTGGCGTTGCATTAAAATTACGCAAGGAATAAGAATTTGAAGAAGAAAggtaaagaattttttagttACATATGTGTTCTTAAATTATTTCTATGAGTTAATATTGAATCATAGATCTTTCTTGATTCGAAATGACAATTTTGTTCGTTTTGTTCCACATACAAGTAGAGGCGACCCAAGAATGATAAATAGTTTCTGTGCACCGTGGCGGCGACCTTTTGCCTTTTTGACCGTTTACACTTGCATACATTTCCAACtgactttttgacgtgataattttgcgtcgttatcttgctcaatcgtcgctatcttgctcatttgtcgttatcttgctcattcgtctttatcttgctcatgcgtcgttaccttgcttgaactgcaagcgagagcgcggaacgaacaacaaagagcacaatcggcccccgcattcggcaacgttcgacatctggctctctcctacttgagtgagcatatatatgtatgtatatgcgcatttgtatataaattcacatatttgtatttgcatatgccttcttcctgtgtgcatggtaatgaaccatttctctgttgagaataggaaaagtaggaaatgaaagggagtgtttcgagtgtaatgtgtcttgaaaaaggcaaatcgatgatgttgcctcttagtgttgttgacttattacatatatttcatgaatttgactttacagacaatcttttttttttggaaatgttgAGACGGATGAGACCAGTTTACGTAAAGACGTGCTTTTGCCATTACCGTGAAGTATGCTCTGAAAAATTATTCCGAAAAACGTTTAGTTTACGTGGTTAAGTTAGATCAGAAGTGCTTTCAAAGCTGGGAAGCTTTTTTGGGCCGGGTAATCAGGAACAGGAAGAAATTCTGAGTGCTAATGGAAAAGCACAGGATATGATGAAAGTCAAATCACCGGACTACGCTGGCAAATCAGTCATAATATGATTCATATTCGATTCACACAATACGAATCAAtaattacagggtttgattgaaaagtaatgagccttccgcgcggagcgtctgccaagcgatcaaccgaatcggctggtgggggagaatgatcgttggaccttccccttccactagaaaccggtcccagttcgctggcaacagcggtgcagtcaacaacgctacgcgcgtgaaagctgttttaaaagtgtgttaggattttgcagtggcgaaggtgcagcgatcgttggaacaacgttactcgatcaaattttgcgtaaagctaaacaaaacgagtaccgaaaccattggactactcaaggaggcttacggagaccaatctctgtccagtgtccaggtaaaacggtggcacaagtcgttcaagaaaggccgggaggacgtcgaagacaatcatcacgacaatgcgccggcgcacaccgccttcctctgcacctctgcattggccaagatgggggttccggtgcttccccaccctccctacagcccagacctgtcccctccggacttcttcttgttcccgcgcctgaaaagaaagctgaaggggaggcgtttcgactccatggaggcgatccaaaaaactgtgacagccgaattgaacgcgattccggcggatgagtttaaaaaatgtttcctgcagtggaaggaccgctaccagcggtgtattgacactcaacaatattagttgtataagccaaaaaaaatgtttaataaaactgcttaaaaaaaataaggcccattacttttcaatcaaaccctgtatttaattttacattttgataGTACACTGAAAcctctcctaacggacacctctaTTAGACGTACATCTCTCTTGGGCGCACATTTTTTCTTACACCAAGTTTTAAGTCtaaatttcgaaacaaatttctctctctggtcaaatactcattttttatggatattttttaggaatttaagaaaataaaatgcgatcttaaaaatatgatgaaatacaaaaaaatcatctCCACAAATTTTGTTGAGTtctatttatagaaaaaaatcgacGGCTTTTTTAAATCACCctgtaaaatgttattaaatttaaaaattttactatttttaaagaaaaatatgtgcACCAAAAATAACATgcaaagttaaatatttattgtaaaatgcAAAGACAACAACTATCATTGTGAAATAGCTGACCacaagaaaaatgtataaaaatagtaACAGTGAAGTTACTTGAAGTCAAAATgagataaacaaaaaactagAACTCACAATAATAATCACTCGAAAGTAAATAGTTGCCCGTTTGTCAGTCGATTAAGCAACGGGATAAAAATCTTGATATGCCGACCGCAGTCGCAGTCGCAGTCGCAGTCACAGTCGCAGGGGCAAACTACTTGCAATTGCGCAACTTGTGGCAAGTAGAAAAATCTCTCATGACATACAAGTGATGTGTGTTGAAAGTGCGCGACGCGACTTTGCTTGACCGCCAACATTACAACTGATGTGCACCGATGCCGGCGATGATGCGCCGATACAACTGAAgtactgactgactgactgcctCGCTGACTGCTATACAAGTTGAAGGACTGACTACTGTCAGCAGTGGCCAACGAATGGTCTAGTGAATAGCAGCAgtgttggttgttgttgttgtagcgacATTGTTGGTCGAATTGACTGTTGGATGTTTTGACAAAGCAGCTGCTGAgttgactgactgactgacagACACTGTTGATGGTTCGCTGCTGTATGTTGTTGCGGCTGTagcttttataatttaaattttttctttaattttggtgtcttTAATAGAGGTGtccgtttgttgttgttggtttcgaTTGCGCGATGTTGCATAATCAACGCTTAATACGCATTGCATAAATGGCTGGAGAAAAGTTCGTGGAAATGAAATTCCTGCGACGAATAAAAACAGCACTAAGAACAaacgcaacaaaaacaactagtGCAATAAATAGcaacaaataacacaaaatttcgAATTGTCACTTGAGAGTACGCTTGTATACTTGTATCAGGTGCATACTCGTACAACCGGAATTTGGGAAACAAATTATACCGTTATTATTCGaaaatgataaataatattttattttggggtCGAGATATGACTGCGCTTATAACTGCGTTATAACTGCCCGACTCACGATTTACACATCGACGTTTCGAAGATTGAACGGATGGTGAGGGTGTACGAATAGTTTTCCATCTGCCAGATTTGGTGAGTAATTTCAAGGC
Coding sequences within:
- the LOC129246605 gene encoding tRNA (adenine(58)-N(1))-methyltransferase catalytic subunit TRMT61A isoform X1, whose protein sequence is MSFLKPKDKIEEGDTVILYLTVNSMHAIEATPTIVNKKGETIEHIFQTSYGALKVRNLIGVAYGSRVELSKGWAYVLQPNPELWTQTLPHRTQIIYTPDISMILFQLEVRPGSVIVESGTGSGSLSHYFLRAIKPSGHLHTFDFHEARVEQAREEFERHGLGNFVSVYHRDVCQLGFDNDLEGKADAVFLDLPAPQLAVPFAVKTLKAEGGRFCSFSPCIEQSQRCCIALQEHGFTEIRSIEILQQEHIVKTRTIPVLDLEFLKHKKPSSQIADEPDTDTTNEKTGPVKTPKETKKLLTSSAPPTLPGHTGYLTFATLPPAFVR
- the LOC129246605 gene encoding tRNA (adenine(58)-N(1))-methyltransferase catalytic subunit TRMT61A isoform X2 translates to MSFLKPKDKIEEGDTVILYLTVNSMHAIEATPTIVNKKGETIEHIFQTSYGALKVRNLIGVAYGSRVELSKGWAYVLQPNPELWTQTLPHRTQIIYTPDISMILFQLEVRPGSVIVESGTGSGSLSHYFLRAIKPSGHLHTFDFHEARVEQAREEFERHGLGNFVSVYHRDVCQLGFDNDLEGKADAVFLDLPAPQLAVPFAVKTLKAEGGRFCSFSPCIEQSQRCCIALQEHGFTEIRSIEILQQEHIVKTRTIPVLDLEFLKHKIADEPDTDTTNEKTGPVKTPKETKKLLTSSAPPTLPGHTGYLTFATLPPAFVR